Proteins co-encoded in one Populus trichocarpa isolate Nisqually-1 chromosome 10, P.trichocarpa_v4.1, whole genome shotgun sequence genomic window:
- the LOC7475400 gene encoding uncharacterized protein LOC7475400, translating into MEETEEISIAEEKVVDISLKDLAKKLEEFAKARDWEKYHSPRNLLLAMVGEVGELSEIFQWKGEVDKGLPNWEESDKEHLAEELSDVLLYLIRLSDICGIDLGDAATKKIVKNAIKYPPKAC; encoded by the exons ATGGAAGAAACAGAAGAGATCTCTATTGCAGAAGAGAAAGTAGTGGACATTAGTCTCAAGGACCTTGCCAAGAAACTAGAGGAATTTGCCAAGGCCAGAGATTGGGAAAAGTACCATAGTCCAAGAAATCTCCTTCTTGCAATG GTTGGCGAAGTAGGAGAGCTATCGGAAATATTCCAATGGAAAGGAGAGGTGGACAAGGGGTTGCCAAACTGGGAGGAATCTGACAAGGAGCATCTAGCAGAAGAGCTATCTGATGTGCTGCTATACCTCATTAGATTGTCTGATATTTGTGGCATTGATCTTGGTGATGCTGCCACCAAAAAAATTGTGAAGAACGCTATCAAATACCCACCCAAGGCCTGCTGA
- the LOC7475401 gene encoding glycolipid transfer protein 1: MEASAGQGTVFAPSLEGMKHVRSDNGEILTKPFLDVCKLILPVIDKFGAAMALVKSDIGGNITRLETKYLSDPSKYNQFYTMVQEEVDAKTAKGSSSCANGLLWLTRAMDFLVELFRNLLTHPDWTMSQACTDSYGKTLKKFHGWLASSSFTIAMKLAPDRKKFMEVIAGTGDVAADMEEFCTTFPPFLEENHKFLASVGLDDMKAS, from the exons ATGGAGGCTTCAGCTGGTCAAGGAACTGTTTTTGCACCATCGTTGGAAGGAATGAAGCATGTCAGATCTGATAACGGAGAAATACTCACTAAACCTTTCTTGGACGTCTGCAAATTGATTTTGCCTGTTATTG ATAAGTTTGGAGCTGCTATGGCCCTTGTAAAATCTGATATCGGTGGTAACATAACA AGATTGGAAACCAAATATCTGTCAGATCCATCTAAATACAACCAATTTTACACTATGGTTCAAGAGGAGGTTGATGCTAAAACAGCAAAAGGATCATCAAGTTGTGCCAATGGTCTTCTTTGGCTGACCAG AGCAATGGATTTCCTGGTGGAACTTTTCCGGAATTTACTTACACATCCAGATTGGACAATGTCACAAGCCTGTACAGATTCCTATGGCAAGACACTGAAAAAATTTCATGGCTGGCTTGCCAGTTCAAGTTTCACT ATTGCCATGAAGCTTGCTCCAGATAGGAAGAAGTTCATGGAAGTAATAGCTGGCACAGGCGATGTTGCTGCTGACATGGAGGAATTTTGTACAACCTTTCCTCCATTTCTTGAAGAGAATCACAAGTTCCTG GCTAGTGTTGGTCTGGATGATATGAAAGCTTCATAA